The following coding sequences are from one Hymenobacter sp. DG25A window:
- a CDS encoding MBL fold metallo-hydrolase, producing the protein MTIHPLDTGLFKLDGGAMFGVVPKSMWQKLNPPDANNMCTWAMRCLLVEDGDRLVLVDNGIGDKQDEKFRGHFYLHGEGSLEKSLRQLGYTSSDITDVFLTHLHFDHCGGSVIRTAENKLEVAFRNATYWSNEAHWEWAVHPNAREKASFLTENILPIQESGQLKFIQPRSGVPEPLSVFREIIFADGHTEKMMVPLLKYKGRTVAFMADLLPSAGHIPLPYVMAYDVRPLLTLDEKERVLRRAADENWVLVLEHDATVECCTVQHTDKGIRLAETFRFADL; encoded by the coding sequence ATGACAATTCATCCGCTCGATACCGGCCTGTTTAAGCTAGATGGTGGCGCCATGTTTGGCGTGGTTCCCAAATCCATGTGGCAGAAGCTGAACCCGCCCGATGCCAACAACATGTGCACCTGGGCCATGCGCTGCCTGCTGGTAGAGGATGGCGACCGGCTGGTGCTGGTGGATAATGGCATTGGCGACAAGCAGGATGAGAAGTTCCGCGGGCATTTTTACCTGCACGGCGAGGGCTCCCTGGAAAAATCACTCCGTCAGCTGGGCTACACTTCCTCCGATATAACGGATGTGTTTCTGACGCACCTGCACTTCGACCATTGTGGCGGCTCCGTAATCCGCACGGCGGAGAATAAGCTGGAAGTAGCCTTTCGCAACGCTACGTATTGGTCGAATGAGGCGCATTGGGAGTGGGCCGTGCACCCCAATGCCCGCGAGAAGGCCAGCTTCCTGACGGAAAACATTCTGCCCATTCAGGAAAGTGGCCAGCTGAAGTTTATCCAGCCCCGATCCGGGGTGCCGGAGCCGCTGTCCGTATTCCGGGAAATCATTTTTGCCGATGGGCATACGGAAAAGATGATGGTGCCTTTGCTGAAGTACAAAGGCCGCACCGTAGCGTTCATGGCCGATTTGCTGCCCAGCGCCGGCCACATCCCCTTGCCGTATGTCATGGCCTATGATGTGCGCCCGTTACTAACGCTGGATGAAAAAGAGCGGGTGCTACGCCGGGCTGCCGATGAGAATTGGGTGCTGGTATTGGAGCACGATGCTACGGTGGAATGCTGCACCGTACAGCACACCGATAAGGGAATACGCCTGGCGGAAACCTTCCGCTTCGCTGATTTATAA
- a CDS encoding patatin-like phospholipase family protein, with translation MPQHIAIALSGGGARGIAHLGVLAALDELKIPIGRLAGVSSGAIAAAFYAAGYPPADILRMLTSTNVARLMRPAFSSFGLLHMDAVEQLFVRYLGPGCTFADLHCPLTLVATDLREGISIFYDQGLLIPPLLASSAVPIVYRPVEFEGRQLVDGGLLNNLPVEPLLGHGAPVVGVHCNPVNHTARITTFRRLVERTLHLAINANTAASQQLCQLLIEPPELHHYRPLSYRLAPELYSIGYRYTLQLEKELRALLEE, from the coding sequence ATGCCACAGCACATAGCCATAGCATTATCCGGGGGCGGGGCGCGCGGCATTGCGCATTTAGGCGTGCTGGCCGCGCTGGATGAGCTGAAAATACCCATTGGTAGGCTGGCGGGCGTGAGCTCCGGGGCCATTGCGGCCGCCTTCTACGCGGCGGGCTACCCGCCCGCGGATATTTTGCGCATGCTCACCAGCACCAACGTGGCCCGCCTGATGCGGCCCGCGTTCAGCAGCTTCGGGTTGCTGCACATGGATGCCGTGGAGCAGCTTTTTGTGCGCTATTTAGGCCCGGGCTGCACTTTTGCCGACCTCCATTGCCCCCTCACCCTGGTGGCTACTGATTTACGCGAAGGTATTTCCATCTTTTATGATCAGGGGCTCTTAATCCCGCCGTTGCTGGCTTCCTCGGCGGTGCCTATTGTATACCGCCCAGTGGAGTTTGAGGGGCGCCAGCTGGTTGATGGTGGTTTGTTGAATAACCTGCCGGTGGAACCCTTGCTGGGGCATGGTGCCCCGGTGGTGGGCGTGCATTGCAACCCCGTAAACCACACCGCCCGCATTACCACGTTCCGCCGCCTGGTAGAGCGTACGCTCCATCTGGCTATCAATGCCAATACGGCCGCCAGTCAGCAGCTCTGCCAGCTGTTGATTGAGCCCCCGGAGCTGCATCATTACCGGCCGCTCAGCTACCGCCTGGCGCCCGAGTTATATTCTATTGGGTATCGGTACACGCTGCAGCTGGAAAAGGAGCTTCGGGCATTGCTGGAGGAATAA
- a CDS encoding acetyl-CoA carboxylase carboxyltransferase subunit alpha, translated as MLLDFEQPIAALEGKLREMQQLAHDSQVDVSEAVAALEAKIKALKKETYANLTRWQRVQLSRHPDRPYTLDYIEGMTSNFVELHGDRTVGDDKAMVGGFAELGGRTVMVIGQQKGRNTKQRQFRNFGMPNPEGYRKALRLMKLAEKFNKPIITLIDTPGAFPGLEAEERGQGEAIARNLKEMFLLKVPVICIIIGEGASGGALGIAIGDRVLMLENTWYSVISPESCSSILWRSWNYKEQAAEALKLTATDMLQAKLVDGIVKEPLGGAHTDAKRMVDTLKKTLLKTLDELEALPYDERISQRIDKFSAMGVVVE; from the coding sequence ATGCTCCTCGATTTCGAACAACCCATCGCCGCCCTCGAAGGCAAGCTCCGCGAAATGCAACAACTGGCGCACGACAGCCAGGTAGATGTATCCGAAGCGGTAGCCGCTCTCGAAGCCAAAATAAAAGCCCTCAAAAAGGAGACCTACGCTAACCTCACCCGCTGGCAGCGCGTGCAGCTCTCCCGCCACCCCGACCGCCCCTACACGCTCGATTACATTGAAGGCATGACGTCCAACTTTGTGGAGCTGCACGGCGACCGGACCGTAGGCGACGACAAAGCCATGGTGGGCGGCTTTGCTGAGCTGGGTGGCCGTACCGTAATGGTGATTGGGCAGCAGAAAGGACGCAACACCAAGCAGCGCCAGTTCCGCAACTTTGGCATGCCCAACCCCGAGGGCTACCGCAAGGCCCTGCGCCTGATGAAGCTGGCCGAGAAATTCAATAAGCCCATTATCACCCTGATTGATACGCCCGGCGCATTTCCCGGCCTGGAAGCCGAGGAGCGGGGGCAGGGCGAAGCCATTGCTCGCAACCTGAAGGAGATGTTTCTGCTGAAGGTGCCCGTTATCTGCATCATCATTGGGGAAGGCGCTTCCGGTGGGGCCCTGGGTATTGCAATCGGCGACCGGGTTCTGATGCTGGAAAATACCTGGTACTCGGTGATTTCGCCGGAGTCCTGCTCCAGCATTCTGTGGCGCTCCTGGAATTACAAGGAACAGGCGGCGGAAGCCCTGAAGCTGACGGCTACCGATATGCTGCAGGCCAAACTGGTAGACGGCATCGTGAAAGAACCCCTCGGCGGCGCCCACACCGACGCTAAACGAATGGTGGATACCTTAAAAAAGACCCTTCTTAAAACCCTGGACGAACTGGAAGCGCTACCCTATGATGAACGCATCAGCCAGCGCATCGACAAGTTCTCCGCCATGGGCGTAGTAGTGGAGTAA
- a CDS encoding glycosyltransferase family 4 protein, translating to MNILFLTPYPHGKAPSQRFRFEQYLPLLTAAGHTYSLASFVSEKTWGILYKPGHTLAKAMGILGGFASRFGQLFSLSGYDYVFIHREASPIGPPVFEWLIANVFRKKIIYDFDDAIWIPNTSEANKIVAGIKWHDKVGSISRWAYKVSCGNAYLRNFAARYNPQAYINPTTIDTLHLHNEVKDQQTEQMVIGWTGTHSTMKYLEQIMPVLARLEQEYAFEFRVISNQEPALPLKSLRFVPWRKDTEIKDLLSFNIGLMPLEDDPWAKGKCAFKALQYMALGVPALVSPVGMNTEVVTDGVNGYICSTPEQWYQALEKLIKDAPLRTRFGEAARTTIENRYSVKSNEANFLALFS from the coding sequence ATGAATATACTTTTCCTGACTCCCTACCCACACGGGAAAGCACCATCCCAGCGGTTTCGGTTTGAACAATATTTACCCTTGCTCACGGCAGCCGGGCACACGTATTCGCTGGCTTCCTTTGTCTCGGAGAAAACCTGGGGTATTCTCTATAAGCCGGGGCATACGCTGGCCAAGGCCATGGGTATTCTGGGAGGCTTTGCTTCCCGCTTTGGTCAACTCTTCTCTTTGTCCGGCTACGATTACGTCTTTATTCACCGGGAGGCATCACCTATTGGTCCGCCGGTTTTTGAATGGCTGATTGCCAACGTTTTCCGGAAGAAGATTATCTATGACTTTGATGACGCCATCTGGATTCCAAATACCTCGGAGGCCAATAAGATAGTGGCCGGCATCAAATGGCATGATAAAGTAGGCAGTATCAGCCGTTGGGCCTACAAAGTAAGCTGCGGCAATGCCTATCTGCGCAATTTCGCGGCCCGGTACAACCCGCAGGCCTACATCAATCCTACTACCATTGATACCCTGCACCTGCACAACGAGGTAAAAGACCAGCAGACGGAACAAATGGTAATAGGGTGGACGGGCACGCACTCCACTATGAAATACCTGGAACAAATAATGCCGGTGCTGGCCCGGCTGGAGCAGGAGTATGCGTTTGAGTTTCGGGTTATTTCCAACCAGGAACCTGCCTTGCCGCTCAAGTCACTGCGCTTTGTGCCCTGGCGGAAAGACACGGAAATAAAGGATTTATTGAGCTTTAACATTGGCCTGATGCCTTTGGAAGACGACCCCTGGGCCAAAGGAAAATGCGCTTTTAAAGCGCTGCAGTACATGGCCCTGGGCGTACCCGCTCTGGTGTCGCCGGTAGGCATGAACACGGAAGTGGTGACGGATGGCGTAAACGGCTATATCTGCTCCACGCCCGAGCAGTGGTACCAGGCCCTCGAAAAGCTGATTAAGGATGCGCCTTTGCGCACGCGCTTTGGCGAGGCGGCCCGTACTACCATTGAAAACCGCTACTCTGTCAAATCAAACGAAGCCAATTTCCTGGCCTTATTCAGTTAA